Proteins encoded together in one Novipirellula caenicola window:
- a CDS encoding DUF423 domain-containing protein has protein sequence MIGTELIGTELQRRTLVAAAVCGALAVLFGAFGAHGLPDFLQSRGLDAETIIKRSGQFDVAARYHLVHAVVLLVIAAIPFGSDRIRRVAAWLMLLGILFFSGSLYLLVALNTPWLGAVTPIGGLLWIAGWLSLLGLAKRPEAVDR, from the coding sequence CGAATTGCAAAGACGCACCTTGGTTGCCGCGGCGGTATGCGGTGCACTGGCTGTGTTGTTCGGAGCCTTTGGTGCTCATGGGTTGCCCGATTTTTTGCAATCGCGTGGGTTGGATGCGGAAACGATCATCAAGCGAAGTGGCCAGTTTGACGTGGCGGCTCGCTACCATCTTGTGCACGCGGTCGTGTTGCTTGTGATCGCCGCGATTCCATTCGGCTCGGACCGCATTCGCCGCGTTGCCGCATGGCTGATGTTGCTGGGCATCCTGTTTTTTAGCGGCAGTCTTTATCTGCTGGTGGCCCTGAATACGCCCTGGTTGGGAGCTGTTACCCCGATCGGCGGGCTGCTTTGGATCGCTGGCTGGTTATCGCTGCTCGGTTTGGCAAAGCGTCCCGAAGCGGTAGATCGCTAA